A region from the uncultured Macellibacteroides sp. genome encodes:
- the lipB gene encoding lipoyl(octanoyl) transferase LipB, whose product MESFSYQDLGRIAYSLALDKQNENFHQLLTYKEDGLKGENKLLFCEHDPVFTIGKSGKDSNLLVPELLLQQKGITLFHIDRGGDITYHGPGQITGYPIFDLDQFGIGLKKYVHTVEDIVIEFLSQYNIQAERLDGATGVWIDANVAGSARKICAIGVKSSRFVTMHGFALNINTDMDYYSLINPCGFVDKGVTSLEKELGEKQDFNLAKNRLLTLFKQAFR is encoded by the coding sequence ATGGAGAGCTTTAGTTACCAGGACCTTGGGAGAATAGCCTATTCTTTAGCTTTAGATAAGCAAAACGAAAATTTCCATCAGCTACTTACGTATAAAGAGGATGGATTGAAGGGCGAAAACAAACTGTTATTTTGCGAACACGATCCGGTTTTTACTATTGGTAAAAGCGGAAAAGATTCGAATCTGCTTGTTCCTGAACTTTTATTACAACAAAAGGGGATTACGTTATTTCACATTGATAGAGGAGGGGATATAACTTATCATGGTCCGGGCCAGATTACCGGTTATCCTATATTTGATCTTGATCAGTTTGGAATCGGATTGAAAAAGTATGTACATACTGTAGAGGATATCGTTATTGAATTTTTATCTCAGTATAATATACAAGCAGAAAGATTGGATGGGGCTACCGGAGTGTGGATTGATGCTAATGTTGCTGGTTCTGCACGTAAAATTTGTGCGATTGGCGTTAAAAGCAGTCGTTTTGTGACGATGCATGGTTTTGCTCTGAATATTAATACCGATATGGACTATTATTCTTTGATAAATCCCTGTGGATTTGTAGATAAAGGTGTTACTTCGCTTGAAAAGGAATTAGGCGAAAAACAGGATTTTAATTTGGCGAAGAATCGCCTGCTAACTCTTTTCAAACAGGCTTTTCGATGA
- a CDS encoding FGGY family carbohydrate kinase: protein MYLLGCDIGSSSVKASIVDVESGKTVASDYYPREEAAIIAVKPGWAEQDPESWWKYLKEAIKGAIAVARINGEDIKAVGISYQMHGLVVVNKAKEVLRPSIIWCDSRAVQYGDRAFKAIGEKYCLSHLLNSPGNFTASKLAWIKEYEPRLFDEIDKIMLPGDFIAMRMTGDIVTTVSGLSEGIFWDFKNQCVSKELMNYYGFNDDLIADIKPTFGLQGELTASVATELGLKKGTPVTYRAGDQPNNALSLNVLNPGEIAATGGTSGVVYGVNGTINYDSLSRVNTFAHVNYTEENPRLGVLLCINGVGILNSWIKRNIAPAGMDYDGLNELAAGIPVGSEGLSILPFGNGAERMLQNKPSSCSVHGLNFNIHSKAHLARAAQEGIVFSFKYGMEIMNQMGIDIDVIRAGNANMFLSPVFREALAGVTGAVIELYDTNGAVGAAKGAGMGAGIYSSAEEAFASLKKIDVIEPDGLKADQYCGAYETWKERLIKNS from the coding sequence TGCTATTATAGCTGTAAAACCCGGATGGGCCGAGCAAGATCCGGAATCGTGGTGGAAATACCTTAAAGAAGCTATTAAAGGCGCGATTGCTGTTGCACGGATAAACGGAGAAGATATAAAGGCCGTTGGTATTTCTTATCAAATGCATGGGCTGGTTGTAGTTAATAAGGCTAAGGAAGTTCTTCGTCCTTCAATTATATGGTGCGATAGCCGGGCTGTGCAGTATGGCGACAGAGCTTTTAAAGCGATTGGCGAGAAGTATTGCTTGTCTCATCTTCTTAATTCTCCCGGTAATTTCACCGCTTCCAAGCTGGCTTGGATTAAAGAGTATGAACCTCGGTTGTTTGATGAAATAGATAAGATAATGCTTCCCGGAGATTTTATCGCGATGCGTATGACGGGCGATATTGTTACGACGGTATCGGGTTTATCGGAAGGTATTTTCTGGGATTTTAAGAATCAGTGTGTTTCGAAGGAATTGATGAACTATTACGGTTTTAACGACGACTTAATCGCTGATATTAAGCCGACTTTTGGTTTACAGGGTGAGCTGACTGCTTCGGTTGCCACGGAACTGGGATTAAAGAAGGGTACGCCTGTTACCTATCGTGCGGGCGATCAGCCAAACAATGCTTTATCTTTAAATGTGCTCAATCCCGGAGAGATTGCTGCTACCGGAGGTACTTCGGGTGTTGTTTATGGCGTAAATGGAACTATAAATTACGATTCTCTCTCGAGAGTCAACACATTTGCCCATGTTAATTATACGGAGGAAAATCCTCGTCTTGGCGTGTTGCTTTGTATTAATGGGGTAGGGATTCTAAATTCATGGATTAAACGGAATATTGCTCCGGCCGGAATGGATTATGATGGGTTGAATGAGCTTGCTGCCGGAATTCCTGTGGGGTCCGAAGGGTTGTCTATTCTTCCGTTTGGAAACGGAGCTGAACGGATGTTGCAGAACAAGCCATCTTCCTGTTCGGTTCACGGTTTGAACTTCAATATCCATAGTAAAGCGCATTTGGCTCGTGCGGCTCAGGAAGGGATCGTCTTTTCTTTTAAGTATGGCATGGAGATCATGAACCAGATGGGTATTGATATTGATGTTATACGCGCAGGAAATGCGAACATGTTTTTAAGTCCTGTCTTCAGAGAGGCATTGGCCGGAGTAACCGGTGCTGTTATCGAGTTGTATGATACGAATGGTGCCGTTGGTGCTGCGAAAGGGGCAGGAATGGGCGCGGGAATATATAGTTCGGCGGAGGAAGCTTTTGCTTCTCTTAAGAAAATCGACGTAATCGAACCTGATGGGTTAAAAGCGGATCAATATTGTGGCGCTTACGAAACCTGGAAAGAGAGATTGATAAAGAATAGTTAA
- the xylE gene encoding D-xylose transporter XylE, whose product MKNKSYIFGITLVATLGGLLFGYDTAVISGAVESLRMFFIEPYNLPLDQANALEGFVVSSALIGCIVGASFAGWLSQRYGRKPTLVFAAVLFLLSAIGSSWPELFVGLPGSGDHTFMYMFVAYRILGGIGVGLASMVSPMYIAEIAPAERRGNLVSWNQFAIIFGMLVVYFVNYFIALQGDIEWLHTIGWRWMFASGTIPALLFLILLLFVPESPRFLVMKGKTSEANSILLKLMGKEEAAKELVDIKESFKEKAPSLKPYFTFMGAWLAIFIAAYSLLEFAGNTNALELSLIGSFIVSLAFPIKSFGIPIIMVGIMLSAFQQFVGINVVLYYAPEIFKTMGANTDTALLQQIVVGAINLSFTVLAIFTVDKFGRKPLMIIGALIMSVSMLILGTTFYTNSVGMGSLICMLVYTAGFAMSWGPVCWVLLSEIFPNSIRSTVMSIAVAGQWVANFMVSWTFPMLDKNQYLTDNFNHGVSYWIYGVMGLFAAFLVWKMVPETKGKTLEEMEKYWKR is encoded by the coding sequence ATGAAAAACAAAAGCTATATTTTTGGAATTACTTTGGTCGCAACCTTAGGTGGATTATTGTTCGGATATGATACGGCTGTAATTTCAGGGGCGGTAGAGTCGTTACGTATGTTTTTTATCGAGCCGTATAATCTTCCGTTGGATCAGGCTAATGCTTTAGAGGGATTTGTTGTTAGCAGTGCCCTGATAGGATGTATTGTAGGGGCTTCCTTTGCCGGATGGCTTAGTCAGCGGTACGGACGTAAACCAACGCTTGTATTTGCAGCTGTATTATTTCTACTTTCTGCGATAGGTTCTTCCTGGCCGGAACTTTTTGTGGGTTTACCTGGTAGCGGAGACCATACGTTTATGTATATGTTTGTCGCTTACAGAATATTAGGAGGCATTGGCGTGGGTCTTGCTTCTATGGTTTCGCCTATGTATATTGCCGAAATTGCACCGGCCGAACGTAGAGGAAACTTAGTTTCCTGGAACCAGTTTGCTATCATCTTTGGTATGTTGGTTGTCTATTTTGTAAATTACTTTATTGCTCTGCAGGGTGATATCGAGTGGTTACATACTATTGGCTGGCGTTGGATGTTTGCTTCCGGAACAATTCCTGCCTTGTTGTTTTTGATTTTATTGCTTTTTGTTCCCGAATCTCCCAGATTCCTTGTAATGAAGGGTAAGACATCCGAGGCCAATTCTATTTTACTGAAATTAATGGGTAAAGAAGAAGCTGCGAAAGAATTAGTTGATATTAAAGAGAGTTTCAAAGAAAAGGCTCCCTCATTGAAGCCATACTTTACTTTTATGGGTGCGTGGCTTGCCATTTTTATTGCGGCTTATAGCTTACTGGAGTTTGCTGGAAACACGAATGCGCTTGAACTATCATTAATAGGCAGCTTTATTGTTTCGCTTGCTTTCCCAATAAAATCTTTTGGGATTCCTATCATTATGGTAGGTATCATGTTATCGGCTTTCCAGCAATTTGTTGGAATCAATGTCGTATTGTATTATGCACCGGAGATTTTTAAAACGATGGGAGCTAATACGGATACGGCTTTGTTGCAGCAGATTGTTGTGGGTGCAATTAACTTGTCATTTACAGTGCTTGCTATTTTTACTGTAGATAAATTTGGACGCAAGCCTTTAATGATAATCGGTGCGCTTATAATGTCTGTGTCGATGCTTATTTTAGGTACTACTTTCTATACAAACTCTGTTGGAATGGGTTCTCTTATTTGCATGCTGGTGTATACAGCCGGTTTTGCTATGTCTTGGGGACCAGTGTGCTGGGTTCTTTTATCTGAGATATTCCCTAATTCAATCAGGTCGACTGTGATGAGTATTGCTGTAGCCGGACAATGGGTTGCCAACTTTATGGTTTCGTGGACATTCCCGATGCTTGACAAGAACCAATACCTGACTGATAATTTCAACCATGGTGTTTCCTATTGGATATATGGGGTGATGGGGCTCTTTGCAGCATTCTTAGTCTGGAAGATGGTTCCTGAAACAAAAGGGAAAACCCTCGAAGAAATGGAAAAGTACTGGAAGAGATAA
- the mtgA gene encoding monofunctional biosynthetic peptidoglycan transglycosylase, translated as MIILKRILIWLRNLILFLFVSSLVWVVACKFIPVYYTPLMFIRVYEQFKEGKPLKLKHTWVPISKIAQPMVQAVVSSEDNLFMEHNGFDVEQIKKARKEADRGKRVRGASTITQQTAKNVFLWPGKSYIRKGIEAYFTVLIEWIWGKERIMEVYLNSIEMGEGIYGVEAVAQEHFDKPAYKLNRRQAALIAATLPNPRKFNSAKPSPYMLKRQSKILSLMGKLMKVEMGYSTGSSDMDSSKIKNRRKWRALVTRTLGE; from the coding sequence ATGATTATTCTGAAGCGAATTCTTATCTGGTTAAGAAATCTGATTTTATTTCTTTTTGTTTCCAGCCTTGTTTGGGTGGTAGCCTGTAAATTTATACCGGTTTACTACACTCCATTAATGTTTATCAGAGTGTATGAGCAGTTTAAGGAAGGAAAACCTCTAAAGTTAAAACATACCTGGGTTCCTATTTCTAAAATTGCACAACCGATGGTGCAAGCGGTGGTTTCTTCCGAAGATAACTTATTTATGGAGCATAATGGGTTTGATGTAGAACAGATAAAAAAAGCCCGCAAAGAGGCTGATCGTGGTAAGCGAGTGCGTGGAGCGAGTACAATTACTCAACAGACTGCTAAAAATGTGTTTTTATGGCCGGGTAAAAGTTATATCCGTAAAGGGATAGAAGCATACTTTACTGTACTAATTGAATGGATCTGGGGTAAAGAACGCATCATGGAGGTTTATCTGAATTCTATAGAGATGGGTGAAGGTATCTATGGCGTGGAAGCTGTGGCGCAAGAGCATTTTGATAAGCCAGCCTATAAACTGAACCGACGACAAGCGGCTCTGATTGCGGCAACGTTGCCAAATCCCCGCAAATTTAATTCGGCCAAACCATCTCCCTACATGCTTAAAAGACAGTCTAAGATCTTGTCTCTGATGGGTAAATTAATGAAAGTTGAAATGGGATACAGTACAGGATCATCAGATATGGATTCGTCCAAAATTAAAAATAGAAGAAAATGGAGAGCTTTAGTTACCAGGACCTTGGGAGAATAG
- the xylA gene encoding xylose isomerase: MSFFKGEKEFFPGIGKIQFEGLESANPLAFRYYDENRVVMGKTLKDHLRFAMAYWHTLCAEGGDQFGGGTIEFPWNNASDAISRAKYKMDAAFEFMSKCGIPYYCFHDVDVVEEAPTMAEFETRLHTMVGHAKGLQEATGKKLLWGTANVFSNKRYMNGAATNPYFPAVAFAGTQIKNAIDATIALGGENYVFWGGREGYMSLLNTNMKREKEHLAMMLTMARDYGRKNGFKGTFLIEPKPMEPTKHQYDVDAETVIGFLRHYGLDKDFALNIEVNHATLAGHTFEHELQASADAGMLGSIDANRGDYQNGWDTDQFPIDSYELTQAMLVILEAGGFKTGGTNFDAKTRRNSTDLEDIFIAHISGMDVFARALLSAADIMEKTDYLKMRAERYASFNEGNGKAFEEGKLSLEDLRAIALAHGEPKQFSGKQELYEMIVSRHI; this comes from the coding sequence ATGAGCTTTTTTAAAGGTGAAAAAGAATTCTTTCCAGGAATTGGAAAGATTCAGTTCGAAGGACTTGAGTCGGCTAATCCATTAGCATTTCGTTATTATGATGAGAACCGGGTGGTAATGGGTAAAACCCTGAAGGATCATCTTCGTTTTGCAATGGCTTACTGGCATACGTTGTGTGCCGAAGGTGGCGATCAGTTTGGTGGTGGAACGATTGAATTTCCATGGAACAATGCTTCTGATGCCATCTCCCGTGCAAAATACAAGATGGATGCTGCTTTCGAGTTTATGTCAAAGTGTGGTATCCCTTATTACTGTTTTCACGATGTGGATGTGGTTGAAGAAGCTCCGACAATGGCCGAATTCGAAACTCGTCTGCATACAATGGTGGGTCATGCTAAAGGACTTCAGGAAGCTACAGGTAAGAAATTGTTATGGGGAACCGCAAATGTGTTCAGTAACAAGCGTTACATGAATGGTGCTGCTACAAATCCTTATTTCCCTGCAGTTGCTTTTGCCGGAACTCAAATAAAGAATGCCATTGATGCCACAATCGCTCTTGGCGGAGAAAACTATGTATTCTGGGGTGGTCGCGAAGGTTATATGAGCTTGCTTAACACGAACATGAAGCGTGAGAAAGAGCACTTAGCTATGATGCTTACTATGGCTCGTGACTATGGTCGCAAAAATGGTTTCAAAGGTACTTTCCTTATTGAACCAAAGCCTATGGAGCCAACAAAACATCAATATGATGTAGATGCTGAAACAGTGATTGGTTTCTTACGTCATTACGGTCTTGATAAAGACTTTGCTTTGAATATTGAAGTAAATCACGCTACATTAGCCGGACATACGTTCGAACATGAACTGCAGGCTTCTGCCGATGCGGGTATGCTTGGTAGTATTGATGCGAATCGCGGAGATTATCAGAACGGATGGGATACCGACCAATTCCCCATCGATTCATATGAACTTACTCAGGCTATGCTTGTAATTCTTGAAGCAGGTGGATTTAAAACCGGTGGTACAAACTTTGATGCAAAAACAAGAAGAAATTCGACCGACCTTGAAGATATCTTTATTGCACATATCTCTGGTATGGATGTTTTTGCAAGAGCTTTATTGTCGGCTGCTGATATCATGGAAAAAACGGATTATCTCAAAATGAGAGCTGAACGTTATGCTTCATTTAATGAGGGTAATGGAAAGGCTTTTGAAGAGGGTAAACTTTCTCTTGAAGACCTTCGTGCTATTGCTTTGGCTCATGGTGAACCAAAACAATTCAGCGGAAAGCAAGAGTTGTACGAAATGATTGTAAGCCGTCATATCTAA
- a CDS encoding tRNA-dihydrouridine synthase family protein, which yields MNDIQIHFAPLQGYTDAVYRKAHASVFGGVDAYYTPFVRIDNGVVRSKELRDISRVNNLPHCVVPQLIASSVDEFTCLASLFKEEGYTRADINLGCPFPKQTRLNRGSKLLALPEQTFEMLTLVKDFSSISFSVKMRIGWDDSSQFEKILPFLNELPLSHITLHPRLGTQQYKGEPDMSAFEQFYHACNHPLYYNGDIDNLDICAEIIDRFPLIAGIMIGRGLLSYPWMAVEYKSGKKIEQGERRKMLIDFHELLYEGYANQLEGGDHQLLSKLKTIWDYFLPDSEKKMRKKVIKSTSLNNYRLSVSSLLADY from the coding sequence ATGAATGATATTCAGATTCATTTTGCACCCTTACAAGGATATACGGATGCTGTGTACCGCAAAGCTCATGCTTCTGTTTTCGGGGGAGTAGACGCTTACTATACTCCTTTTGTCCGAATAGATAATGGGGTTGTTCGCTCAAAGGAACTAAGAGACATTTCCCGGGTGAATAATCTGCCGCATTGTGTGGTTCCACAACTAATAGCTTCTTCTGTTGATGAATTTACTTGTTTGGCATCTCTTTTTAAAGAAGAAGGATATACCCGGGCAGATATCAATCTGGGATGTCCATTTCCCAAACAAACAAGACTAAACAGAGGATCTAAACTTTTAGCTTTACCGGAACAGACATTTGAAATGCTTACTCTGGTAAAAGATTTTTCATCAATTAGTTTTTCTGTAAAGATGCGTATTGGCTGGGACGATTCATCTCAATTTGAGAAAATACTCCCATTTTTGAATGAGTTGCCTCTTTCTCACATCACATTGCATCCCCGGTTGGGTACTCAACAATACAAAGGAGAACCTGACATGAGTGCTTTTGAACAATTTTATCATGCATGTAATCATCCCCTGTATTATAATGGTGATATTGATAATTTGGATATATGCGCCGAAATTATTGATCGATTTCCACTTATTGCAGGGATTATGATTGGAAGGGGATTACTTTCTTATCCCTGGATGGCTGTTGAGTATAAGTCGGGAAAGAAAATAGAGCAGGGAGAACGAAGAAAAATGCTTATCGATTTTCACGAGCTTTTATATGAAGGATATGCGAATCAATTGGAGGGGGGAGATCATCAGTTATTATCTAAACTAAAAACGATCTGGGATTACTTTCTCCCGGACTCAGAGAAAAAAATGCGGAAGAAAGTGATTAAAAGTACTTCTTTGAATAATTACAGATTATCAGTATCTTCTTTGTTGGCAGATTACTAG